DNA sequence from the Cydia fagiglandana chromosome 12, ilCydFagi1.1, whole genome shotgun sequence genome:
gtcagtacttggatgggtgaccgtttttttttgcattatggtacggaacccttcgtgcgcgagtccgactcgcacttgcccggtttttcatggTTTAGTCTTCGTGCGTGCGTGGGATAAAGGACCTTCCGCTTGAACTTGAccacctaccgacctacctcacaacctgtggcctattttataaagctacaatttacaagcggaagtctctttatAATATaacccttaggcccacttgcaccattccactaacccgaggtaaaccggttaaacctggcgttaccagtacaatttgacactaggttaacggtttaaccgcttaatcccagGTTGGTGAAAtggtggtgcaagtgggcctaaatgttTTAGAACGAGatttccgcttgtaaattgtaacttgtagctttataaaataggccactgataATGGCCATTTAGAGTAAAGGCCCTTTATAACATGGACACCCTACAGGCCTACACCAAaagggttgtaagtgcgttgccggcctttaaaaTGGGAGTACACTCTTTtattgaaggtcgtatcggtccggaaataccgcaatTTGTTTGTTTTCTTCAGGTGCGGCCACACATATCGGGATTCGGCGAATATTCCTGATGGCGTCTCGTTATCCAAGGGATATGTTAACTGGCCCGGATGGGACAAaaagaaaaacttttttttttattaaccttttcgacgccgtgtcaaacacaaaagctgtctctcggacgccacgtcaccgaagtgtctaaactgaaattgaactttatgcacatgcacgtaggtctatgttactctgtggtctgtgaccgattaatccgtctttggcgttggacctgcagTGCGGATATAtcagtcattggcgtccaaaaggttaaaacagTAAAGTAAGTagtgtttggccctatggttgactggtagacaatgccatttggcattaagtccgccatttgtacattgttgtatatattttgtgcaataaagttgaaataaataaataaagtacaaaCAGCAGCAGTATATTTAATCATTATACCAATCGAGGAACAGCAAAGTAAAGGACAGTACTAGTAAGAAGAACAGTATGTAGACCCGCAGACCCGCGTTGCGCTGGATGGCGGCCCTTATCTGGGCGTTGGCGTCCTTGACGTTCTCTGTGGCGCCGACAACGGTGTTGGAGATGCGGTCTATGTCTTGTTCTTGTTGTAATACCTGGaagaaaaatatagctatatTTACGCCTACTATATCTTTGTTATTCTTATTTGAAGATactaccatagtctaataaaacatggtcttctcttcccagagtgacacaagcctacgtcacaataacatggccgctatatatagcgctatcgcatattatcatattgCGCTGTCGcacgatgacgtaggcttgtgtcagtcaggtgacctagaaaagacgggaagagagtaccatgcggagtatattattataccatggataCTACAATATTTATTGAAAGCGAATAGGTATTCAGATATACGGATTGCGGATTGCTACACCGAGTAAGGCGCTGTACGTATCGCGCTTGCATTACACCGCCACGGCTGCTGAAGTGGTGGAGTATGTACACCAGAAGaccggctacacgctgagggtgttccagcttcgatcgcgccactacgtgcacttcaactcttttgtggtgcgcgttCCGCGACCGAtgcaggggaccatcgagtgcgccgacttctggccgaaaggtgtcgtgtttcggaggttccggggcaaactgccgaatccgacacaagagcagccgctgcaacggagccacgccgttttgtcgactaaatagtgtttagttttaagtttataaaatacattatgtatgttagtctgtaaggtatttgtaatatgggccttgttgcctgaattaaatttctaaataaaaaaataaaaatatacttcacTATGTACCTATAAGGGTAGGGAAAcatttaagaaaataaataaggtacGTACCGTCAGGCACGAATTACGCCCGGCAAACCAGAGAATACGACGCGCGAGTAGGGTTACCAGACctcaggaattttcctgacatgtcaggaattttggccgttTGTCAGAAATGCGGCCGGaatacgaaaatgtcaggaattttagtgAAATAGCAGACTTTTTATTATGTACTCAAAAAGGGACATTATTCAAATTTACTTAATGTGTTACACGTAATAAATATTCTTTCATTCATAAATCCAAaacaaatcatatttattaaacAATGCTTCAAGCATACATAGATATCGCTTATGGCTATACAGGTCGTTATCCATCATTGTATCAGTCATAGGCCTCCTCTAAACCTTTCCATTTTATCCTGTCTTTTGCAGCTCGTCTCCATGTAGGGCCAGCTATCTTTATTATGTCGTCTTCCCAACGTTTAAATTGTCCTCCTTCTTTTCTTGTCCCGTCCCTCGGGTACCATTCCGTTATTATTTTTGTCCACTTTTCTGTTCTTTCCCTTAACATATGCCCTGTCCATCTCCACTTTAATCGTTTGTAAACATATTGGATGTTTttgaatttagttttattctttATAATTTGTAGACTAATCTTATCTCTGCGTTTTACTCCTAGAACACTTCTCTCCATTCCGTTTTgacacacttttattttgtttagttgTTGTTCGGTCAGTGCCCATGTTTGACATCCATACGATAAGCATGGGAGGATACACGTATCACATACCTTCCTTTTCTCTTTGATGGGCATGTCTTTGTCCTTCATAATTTCGCTCAAAGACCAGAATCGTTTCCAGCTATTTGTAATCCttctgtttatttctttttgcattGTATCTTCTGGGGCTATTAGTTGACCTAGATATATGTATTCATTCACATACTGTATTTGTccattatttactttaatatctACTCTAGTTGAGTTTGTCATCACCTTTGTTTTGGAGGTGTTCATTGAGAGACCTACCTTGGCACTTTCATCAGATAGCTGTTGTAACATTTCTTCTAAGTTACTTGGATCTTCAGAAAACAGGACGATATCGTCTGCGAAACGTAGGTGGTTAAGTTTTTCGCCGTATATGTTGATTCCATTTCGATCCCATTCCAAGTTTCTAAAGACCATCTCTAATACCGCGGAGAATAATTTCGGTGAGATTGCGTCGCCCTGTCTGACTCCTCTTTCGAGTGGAAATTCTTCCCCTGTTCTTTCCAGCTTAACTTGGGCCGTACTATTCGAGTAAATGTTTTTGAGTATTCTAATGTATTTGGGCTCTACTCCCTGTATTGTTAGCGCTTTCCAGATGCTATCATGATATATGGTATCGAATGCTTTATTAAAATCCACGAATCCTAAGTAATAGACTTTATTATATTCCCTGTATTTTTGGATCACTTGTCTTAGGACGTGGATGTGGTCTATCGTGGAAAATTTGCTTCGAAAGCCCGCCTGTTCTTTGGGTTGATTTTCTTCGAGTTTGACCGTGATACGTGATAGTATTATCTTTGAAAATATCTTATAAATGTTTGCCATTAGACTTATTGGTCTATAGTTACTCATGTCTCCCTTGTCTCCTTTTTTATGTATTAGTATTATAGTTGATTTCATCCAATCTTTGGGTATGCTTTCGGTTGTTAGGATGTCGTTGAATATTTCTGTTAGTCTTGGTCCAATCACTGGTAACGTGTGTTTTAGTAACTCGTTTGTTATTTGGTCTGAGCCTGGTGCTTTATCTTGTTTTTGTGTGTTGATTGCTCTTATTGTTTCTTCCTGTAGTATATTTGGTACTGGTTCGGTGTCTGCGAATATTTCCATTTGGGATTCTTCCGGTAGTGTTGTTTGTTTTTGGTATAGTATTCTGTAATAGTCTGTGGCAATTTCTAGTATATCTTCTCTTTTGCTTGTACACTTTCCTTGTCTGCTTTTGATGTTTGGCATCCACGTTTTCTTTTTATCAAGTCGTTTTAATGCTTTCCTTAGTCCTCCAGTTTTTTCAATGGATGTTTTGATAAGGTTCAGTCGTTTATTTTTTCTATCTTGTCTTATATGCACGAGTATCTGTTTGCTTATTTCTGATATCTTTTCGCGAGTTTGCTTGTTTTTACCTTCTTTTAAGAGTTCTTTCCTCTTTATAATTAATTGTttagaggaggcctatgtcgAAAGACAAGCTGTAAAAAGGAAGAAGCGAAAACCGGTTGCCGATTCACTTAGTTGAGGAAttagatataaaatatatagtgtagtataaaagaaacatagtgcaacttaatacttatattattattatgttacacagcaataaaggcttattttattttatttatttattgtatcagtcatattatatatataccaGACCGTCTAGAACAGGCTTAATAAATCTTCACTTGTGAATAAGAAACTAAAgtgaaccctaaaaataaaaattatactgAAACAGACATTCAGAAGTAATTTTTAACCGCCACAAAATTGGGCTCATTTCGCCGCGGTCTAATAAACAAGACAAAACTTCGTGTAACTTAATAATTttatggcggttaaaaggttaattaaAATCTTATAAATTACCTTTTCAGTGAATATTTCCTGCAGCTCAGCAATGTGTAGCACCTTGCTCTCAATCTGCCGCACCTCCTCCGTCATGCTGTTCAGCTCGTTCAAGAGCTGGACATTCTCCTCCTCCAGTAGCTGAAGCTCCTCCGGGTCCAGCTGACCTTCGTCTTGCATTACAGCCACCTGCGGAACAATGTTTGTCACTCCAAAATTACGATAACAGTCGGCAAGTATGAGTTGGAGTGGAAAAGCAAAGTACTAAAGTTAATTCAATTTTGGCAATAAAGCAAAGATAAAGAGACACcaataaggggttgtgcacGAATCACGcaaggtgttttcggctactttttgacctcccctcccccttggtgatatttggtgacgtttttggctaccccctctccccacacaacctcacgtgtattttttgaaattttttcctTCGACCtatttttaagataaatagtattgtatatagaaaatcttgtttattttttctattttcgtcaAATAGACTCGCtaatttgaagtgcagagtgaagatttatgtttaacgaaaccgagaaaaagtatctactcatgtggtaggtttttttttcttagtttcattcactgtagaaaaatacatgtGAGGTTTTCTGATACCCCCCTTCCCCAACAtgatcgtgattttttcgtgactccccctccccctatcgaacctcgcgtgatttgtgcacaagccagCCCTAATAATTTGTTGATcttaatagtttttttaaacaattattatcAGTAATCCTCCTCCCCTCGTAAGTAACCATTTTACTATTACTATGACTACTATACTACCAAAGAAAACAAGCGGAATTAgttaacactttgactaccgagaacccgcctggtaggacacgtaatgtttgctcagatgccggacaacccgcccagcgggttgttTTGTACGCAGTTATAGACGACtggtttctggggtagtgcgccgttttttgcccggttgcgaaagtgttaattagcacaattttgattttatttacttctataaaaaaaaaataacatacctCACTATCAGTCAAATCCACTGGCCTTTTCAAGCTATCTGTCTCTTCAGGCTCAATCTCTACATCCTCTTTAACAAGTTTTtctgttttaaataaattatgattaCTTGGCTTCACTTGGGGCTGTTCGAGCCTTGAAAGCTTTCTCATATCAATTGCCCTTTTTACCCTCAGAGCTTTAAGCTCGCTGTGGATCTTACATACAGCCTTCAAGTACGAATCTATAAGGTCGATGACCGCGTCCATATACTCTCTAGTCTGTCCCGACACCGCTAGCTTGCGGTTATCATTCCTAAACTCTTTTAACAAGTGGGAACATGTGTTAATAATTCTTTGAGCTCCTGTGTCTATTTGATCCCTCTCCGCCTCCGTCATCTCGTCCCCAGTCACATTATTGAAAAAACTTAAATACCTTTCCCTGTGTTCAAACAAAAAGTCTCGTAATCTAGTGATTTGTGAGCAAATATCTTTCGCCGTTTGCATGAAACCATGTTTCGATTTAGGCCGCAGTATACGCTGTTTGTCTTCACTTACAGGGCTTTGGATGCCGAAAGCTTTATTACGAGCTTTTAAAGTTTTGATGCAGGCTTTGAAAAGTGGAGTTATATCCATGTTTAGGCtaaattttaatacaataagtaCAATAATAACATTGCACAAAAATCACACGTCGATACGAATATTTGATGACATTATTGACATTTGAATTTGACAGCTTGTCTATGGGTGCTAGAGGTGCAAACGTATGATATTTTACCGGTTTCTTTATAATATACGATGCACACTTCCAGACGCATTTATCCGCTGCATAGATAGACGGACTAAAATGTGTCGTGACATATGGCTACTTCCGTTTAAAAATTACCATAGacataatattgataatatatatatagacggtgtctcagcgagctgtcactgttgccacttttgtttagtgtacgattaacaatgaggcccacgttgctgtagccatgtcgataaagtcatatcgataaactatcgacatttcttgcaattttaattttacttcaaaagcctcctccagactatgcgcgtgaatcgcgggcgaagccgcgaacgcaagtgtggcgtcgatttcgcagattgttcacgtcttcgcgccttgttctccgttttttgtcggtatttcggcccgcgtcaaaggagacgcgaagcgcgaacttgcaagactccacattacacactattatggctcttctgtggccagataaatattaattatattatgattatattacattaagcagctatattttacggtttcacaagaaatcaaaatagaaaaacagctaaatcacgtatgatgccatagataactaacagttaaactcgatcagctgatgcttttccgccatcttgccgcaaaccaaactgcgaaatcgccgtgaagtgtgcgagtgtggagtcatacatcaacttcgcgatatgttcgttccgcgacgtcgcgccgcgattcacgcacatagtctggaggcggctaaaggcttaacgatacctaaaatgaccaaaaacaattttattctttattgtggttatcagatcacaattttatagtcacgccccagcagggaaccaagggaaagttcagatatttaattaaaatacataaatacctcctaaaataggtgttccgcaataattgaattatattataatatattcattatccattagcatttcaattatgtttatgttaaacgaagatattgaagcttcaattaatcgctatttcgttccgctatgtagcgtttatcgatatataacatgattaaaatcgacttttcacatccctaaaagagcacacatatacgcttttacgcacacatacacagcctgggcgcatcaagaaaggcaacacttgatttgaagtccaccttgtcaacagtatggttgtccttttttgacaaacggcattttaaaagagcgaggagagagaaatgaaactagttgctgcgtcgtgaaagagaacagaaaaggttggacCCTTGAAAATTACATACCACCTGGCAACACGcaattaaaactgtcaaaatAAATACCTCGAAAAGTAATTTTTGTACATTTCGGATTTCGGTACAAAACCAAAACAAAtgtgtttatttgtttaaatacatctattttataaaattactcTTTATAAAAACAGTAAAGTGCCACCATGGCTACAGCTGGTAGCTCTATCCGTGTTAAACATTCAATTCCCATCGATATTCTCGATGACTTATGCAGGTTAGTATTAATCGTATtgcacacaaacaagcaattatTTGCCATCTCGAAttctttcaatatttatttcctttGTAAAATGTTATAAGTACTCATATTTACAGCCAATAATAGTAACATATTTTTCTTGTAATAAAGGGTAGTCTCACAACAACAGCCTATGAATACAACATTCTATAATTCTACTTCTTTATCAGAATTATCaatgtttttattgaatatcaagCCAATTTACAGTTTTCCGACTTTGAGACTTTAATGTTTCGCGTAAACAACACATTTTTAACCTTGATGCAACTGTAACCAACCCTTAATATTACAATGTTGACTGTAACCAACCCTTAATATTACAATGTTAAGTGTAACCAACCTTTAATATTACAATGTTAACTGTAACCAACCCTTAATATTACAATGTTAACTGTAACCAATCCTTAATATTACAATGTTACCTGCAGTCGTTTCATCATCAACTTGCCGGAATCGGAGCGGGGAGACCTGGTGCGCATCTGCTTCCAGATGGAGCTGGCACACTGGTTCTACCTCGACTATTACTGCACTGATGAAGCGCATAATCTGCACCCGTGCGGTATAAGGGACTTTGCTCAGCATATATTCCAGGTATGATTTGATGTACTATACGAGGAATACCTTatgtcagcggtcggcaaccttttagcagctaagggccaaatagtagttaccgaagttgatgcgagtcgcactttgttaatatttatgactttatcagacatgtCATttttcaatattacatacaaaatagccagggaggctcgcgggccgcaagtgagaggtatGCGGGCCGcagccgcttgttgccgaccgctgccttatGTAATGAGACCTATGCAGGACCTATGATGTTGCAGCATTCAGATTTGGTAACTAGTAAAAACCTATTACTTAATAGTATCAGCAATATTAACAAATTAATTGACGTCTCtgtagtttagttttaattagtttaaGATGTGtctgtgtttttattttagtatctTATTGACATGTACTTTTACATCATATTAAAcgaattgaattgaaaaaaatatcaacatttgcctaatcttttttttttgttatgaaaatggttttatttatttatttacttgttagcctgttgtgttccactgctgggcaaaggcctccctctctttcttccCAGTGTCTCGTCCCATGGCAATATTAGACCAATACTTCTCCTTCTAGGTCTGCCGTGACGTCGCACTTAATGATAATTATACTAAAACTTATTCATGTTCCTTCCAGCATGTCCCAACACTCAGAGAACACCTTACCAACCTTGACTCGGTACTAGAGAACTGGCGCGAGTACAAGCAAACAGTACCAACATACGGCGCCATATTACTAGACCAGGAGCTGACCCATGTGCTGCTGGTGCAGTCCTACTGGACCAAGGCCTCGTGGGGCTTCCCTAAAGGCAAGGTTAACGAGGGTGAGGAGCCGTGGAAGTGCGCCGCTAGAGAGGTATTAAATACTCAATACAAAACTCAATACTCAATATATAGAAAGGTATTTACTCAATAGGTATgtttctctctctgcaccaattgtagatatctctgtttggccctatggttgactggtagagaatgccatttggcattaagtccgccatttgtacattgttgtatatattttgtgcaataaagtttaaataaataaatttatttggtTTACTGTGGACTAACATAAActacttttatattaaatattatgtaggtTGACTTTTcatccattttttttaaattacacttTTTGAGGTCTGGCACGAGGAACCAAaccctcatagttttaattttaaaagcgAATCTTATAATTTTCCCATGACTTCTGTTCtctatggggctattcataaatacgtcatttcaaattagggggggatctggacatcggatgatggtagcatgacttAGGAGGAAGTGGgttcattcgaagcatgatttttggatgattttaggggggggggcggGTTCAataatcgatgacgtaatttatggacagcccctatgcctaaaaaaataaagataccTTCTCTATCATCAATTGGGGATATTTATTGTTGttcgataaaaataaaatgacaggtcttttttaaaaataagcttTCGATTATGCCTTATTTGTTAGTGAGGTATCTAATCTACCTCCAAAATTTTACACATCTTAAAATTGTTTGCAAAAATCATATCAACACATCCacaattatggtaacattccatttctaactacagctgcattactgtcaattttactatggaaattgacaatgacagcaacgcgttcagtaccggtagtgcagctgcggttagaaatggaatgttaccattaatttAACTTACAGGTTCTCGAAGAAACTGGCTTCGACATCAGCAAGCATATAAGCAAGAACGACTATATAGAAGCGATCATCCACGATCAGATCGTCCGTCTGTACATCATCGGTTACATACCGCGGGACACCAAGTTCCAGCCGCGGACCAGGAATGAGATTAAAGCGTGCGAGTGGTTCCCGCTTGCAGATCTACCATCCAATAAGAAAGATATGACGCCCAAGGTACAAACTCaaactcaaaatatactttattcatgtaggcctagcaacacgctcttatgaatcgtaattaatcttaatctaattatcagagcaatttattgatgttaatattatccataataacattggattattatacagatcaaatttaacattaagaatctcacaaaaggatcgtcaaacgtcaaacattaaaaaaattgtataaaaaatactagtctagaatttctagaataaaatctaaatgtcaaaaaaaagcataacaAAAGAAGtaagtagatagtattacatcggaatatccattacctcgtcaataatcaaatatacttaataaataaataatcatttcaaataacaattaatccaacgttgtattatcattcatgtagtcttgtgtggtgtaataagctttagaaatagcATATCCATTAATATGTTTTAAcccaatataattttaattttaatgtaatttagttATAAGTTTTTGTGATACCTATGGatttttacaatacaa
Encoded proteins:
- the LOC134669365 gene encoding m7GpppN-mRNA hydrolase; amino-acid sequence: MATAGSSIRVKHSIPIDILDDLCSRFIINLPESERGDLVRICFQMELAHWFYLDYYCTDEAHNLHPCGIRDFAQHIFQHVPTLREHLTNLDSVLENWREYKQTVPTYGAILLDQELTHVLLVQSYWTKASWGFPKGKVNEGEEPWKCAAREVLEETGFDISKHISKNDYIEAIIHDQIVRLYIIGYIPRDTKFQPRTRNEIKACEWFPLADLPSNKKDMTPKVKMGVSPNAFFMVLPFVKRMRRWVAERNPKGRRTRHKSLGDLDLNKNKGKISQGLQNEITDYQQQNPANPTPKYNGNPKHQPHPSTSKNGNGSARKERRNPKRQLFTPQNTQSTNFSPVQKEQTPTQEPEELFVAPSWANFKFDMQAILNCLN
- the LOC134669422 gene encoding syntaxin-18; this translates as MDITPLFKACIKTLKARNKAFGIQSPVSEDKQRILRPKSKHGFMQTAKDICSQITRLRDFLFEHRERYLSFFNNVTGDEMTEAERDQIDTGAQRIINTCSHLLKEFRNDNRKLAVSGQTREYMDAVIDLIDSYLKAVCKIHSELKALRVKRAIDMRKLSRLEQPQVKPSNHNLFKTEKLVKEDVEIEPEETDSLKRPVDLTDSEVAVMQDEGQLDPEELQLLEEENVQLLNELNSMTEEVRQIESKVLHIAELQEIFTEKVLQQEQDIDRISNTVVGATENVKDANAQIRAAIQRNAGLRVYILFFLLVLSFTLLFLDWYND